The DNA sequence GGTAAGGGAAGGCAAAAGGAAAAAGAGAAGGAAGAAGTAAAAGAGGAACCTGAAGTAGAAAAGGATAAAGGCCCCTTCAAAAGGGAAGCGCCGGTTCTTTCGCTGCTGCTGCCGTTTCGCCTGGACCAGGTAGACCCCGGATCGGCAAACTCCCTGGAATCGCTAAGGAAATCGGAAGTTGCCCTTGATTTCTACCAGGGATTCAGAATGGGGCTTGATTCTCTTTCGGCCATGGGCGCCAGCTTCAAACTGCAGGTGTACGACACCAGGGACGAAAATACGACCATCAGCCGGTTAACGATGAAGCCGGAGCTGGCGGAAAGCGAGCTGATCGTAGGGCCGGTTTTCCCTTCGGGAATGAACATTATCGGGCGTTTTGCCCAGAATCACCAGGTCTATTTCATCTCCCCGCTGGCGCCGCGGATAGCTGTTGAAGACAATGCGTACCAGATTGTGGCAACTGCGCCAATGGAAATGCATACGAATAAAGCGGCCGGATTCATTGCCGGCAGGCTCCGGCCTTCTTCGGTACTGGTACTTAGCACCGCAAATGCGGAAGAAAGCAAATACATCGGCTCCTTTATGAAGCAGATGCGCGAAAAATCATCATCCCTGCAGGTAACTGAAATCGACGTCGGCAGCTTCGGAAGCAATATTTCCAGCCTGAAGGAATATCTTCACGAGGGGCAGAACGTATTGGTGGTTCCTTCCCTGAGCAGCACCTTCTGGAAGATCCTTTTTTCTTACCTGGATATGCAGCCGGGTTCCTACCAGTTTTCCATTATCGCGCATCCCGAATTGCCTGAAGTGGAAAATATAGATATGGTAAAGGCTGAAAAGTACCAGGTATATTTAACCTCGTCAGGAGGGATGCCGCCGAAAGCAGAAAGTTCCGGCTTTTACCATGCTTATGAGCAGAAATACGGGCTTCCCCCGTCTGCCTACGCCGCTAAGGGCTTTGACCTTGCCATGTACTTCGGAACCGCGTTGTGGAACCAGGGCCAGGAGCTGACAGAAGCAATAAAAGAACCTTACTCGGGCTACCATAATGAATTTGACTTTTCGCAAACGCCTGACGGCTATATTAACCGGGGAGTTAAAGTGCTGAAAGCCCATAATTACGAATTCTCGGAAGTGGAACAAGAATGAGGTACCATCATTATCTGCGTACAGCGGAAAAGATCATCGGAGAGTACGGATACGAAACGCCGCTTCCCTTTTTCCTTAGAAATTATTACCGCGCCAATCGCCGCATGGGTTCAACCGACAGGAGAACAGCGGGCAGCCTGGTGTACGGCTATTTCCGTACCAAGGCCCTGTTGGAACACTTGCCTGTGGATGAACACCTGAAGGCTTCCTGGTTTCTTTGCCATGAAGAAAGTACTCCCTTGCTGGCGGCTTTGCAGCCGGAATGGGACCAGCATGCCACGCTGCCCTCCGCCGACAAACTGGCGCTGCTGGAAGGTGTGTACGGCTTGCTGGATCCGCTCAGGTTGCTTCCTTTCCGCGATCATCTTTCAGAAGGTATAGATGCCGGGCCTTATTCCCTTTCCATGTTGAAGCAGCCCAGGCTGTTCATCAGGCTGCGCCCGGAAAAAGCGGGGGAAATTAAGGAAAGGCTGGAAGCCGAAGGCCTTTCCTTCGCGCAGCCGGAGCCTTTCTGCCTTTCCCTGGATAATTCCAGTCGAGCAGACCAGCTGCTGGAAGCTTTTAAGGGTTATTTTGAGATCCAGGACTATTCTTCGCAGCTAACCGGAAGGTGCTTTCACCCCGCCGCAGGCGAAAGCTGGTGGGATGCTTGTGCGGGTTCGGGTGGTAAAGCCCTGTTGCTTCAAGCTTTGGAGCCGGACGTGAAGCTGTACCTGAGTGATAACCGCGCATCCATTCTCCGCAACCTGAAAGAACGCCTTAAGGCAGCAGGAATAACTGACTACCGGCTCCAGGAAACAGATCTTATCAGCGAAAAGCCATCGTGGGAGAAAGAATCATTTGACGGCATTATCCTGGATGCACCATGCAGCGGATCCGGAACATGGGGCCGTTCGCCTGAAATGAGGGCGGCTTTCAAAGAAGAACACATAAAAGAATTCCGCAGCCTGCAGGAGAGGCTGGTTAAAAATGTCCTTCCCTATTTAAAACCCGGAAGTCCCCTGGTATATATTACCTGTTCCGTGTTCCGTGAAGAAAACGAGCAGCTGGTTGAGGCCGTCTGCCAGGCCGGGGAACTGGAAGTGGAGGAGCAGGCGCTGCTGAAAGGCTACGAATATAGTGCCGATACCATGTTCGTGGCGCGCATGCTAAAGCGCTAGTGATATTTACCGACTCTGGCGGGATCCTGCCAGATCAGCTCAGGCGGTGTCCATATTATGGTATACGGCGTTCACGTCCTCATCGTCTTCAAATTTTTCAATGAGCTTATTCAGTTCCTCTTCCTGCTCCGCGGTGACTTCAACCACGCTCAGGGGGAAACGCTGAAGCTCGGAACTGATCACGTTAAGCTGCTTTTCTTCCAATGCCTTTTGCATTTTTCCGAAATCTTCGAACTGTGTATAAATTATCAGCTCATTTTCATCTTCAAAAACCTCTTCGGCCCCACAGTCAATCAGCTCCAGTTCCAGTTCTTCCATGTCCACTCCTTCAGGGTTCACCCGGAAAATGCCCTTGCGCTCGAAAATAAAATTCAGCATACCCGATGTTCCCAGGCTGCCATTATGTTTACTGAAATAACTGCGGATATTAGCGACCGTCCGGTTAATGTTATCCGTGGCTGTTTCTATCAGTATGGCCACGCCATGCGGCCCGTAGCCTTCATAAACCAGCTCCTCGTATCCTTTTTCGTCCTTGGAGGAAGCACGTTTTATCGCCGATTCGATGCGGTCTTTAGGCATATTCGCGCCCTTCGCATTTTGTATGACCACCCGCAGCCGCGCGTTAGAAGCCGGATCCGGCCCGCCTTCCTTTACCGCCATCGAAATTTCCTTGCCCAGCTTAGTAAAGACTTTCGCCATCTTCCCCCAGCGTTTCAGTTTCCGCTCCTTTCTGAATTCAAATGCTCTTCCCACTTTCTTTAGTTTATAGTTTCTAATAGTTTATAGTTTCCAGTTTTTAGTTTGAAGTTCAGGGTTGCTTCGCAACCGTTTATAGTTTTTTAGTTTTTCGTTTATAGTTTTTAGTTTCAATTATTAGTTTATAGTTTCTAGTTTTTAGTTTGAAGTTCCAGGGTTGCTTCGCAACCGTTTATAGTTTTTTAGTTTCTGGTTTCTGGTTTCTGGTTTTCCCGTTTTTAGTTTTTAGTTTCTGGTTTCTTGTTTTCCCGTTTTAGTTTCTCCGTTTCTGCTATTTAGCTGAGGTGTTCAACGTTGGACTGAAAACTACCAACTAAAGCTTTTAGCGCGTTGCTTCGTCAGGCTGGCCGTTTCGTAGTTACTAGCCAAAGAACAACCTAAAGACTACCAACTATAAACTAAAGCTTTAGCGTTACTTCGTCAGGCTGGCTGTTACAAGTTAACTGGCCAAAGAACAATCTAAAAACTAAAAACTCTTTAAACCTTGAACGTTGAACCTTAAACTTTGAACTCTATAAACTAAAAACTAAAGCAATTGCGCTAAAGCCCCGTATTGCCACGGAATAATTTAATGGCAATTGCCAGTAATATGACGCCGAAAGCCTTTCTTAAAATACTGACCCCGGTTTTACCTAATATGGCTTCCAAACGGCGCACGTTTTTCAGTACAAGGTAAATAATGATACAATTAATTACTATACCGGTGATAATATTTTCAATCCGGTATTCCGAACGAAGAGAAAGGATGGTGGTCATCGTTCCTGCTCCTGCCAGTAAGGGAAAGGCGAGGGGGACGATAGAAACCGTTTCCGGTACTTCATCCTTGAATACATTAATACCCAGGATCATTTCCATGGAAATGAAAAAGATTACGAATGATCCGGCAATGGCGAAGGAAGGCAGGTCCACCCCGATAAGCTGCAATAATTCTTCTCCTATGAACAGGAAGAGGATCATGAGCGCCATAGCTACGATCGTCGCTTTTTCAGACTGGATGTGCCCGGCGCGGTTGCGCAGTTCAATGACCACGGGTATGGAACCCAGAATATCGATGATCGCAAACAGGATCATCGTCACAGATGCTATCTCTTTTAAGCTGAATCCCATAACCGTAATTCAAAGGGTTTCTCTTATTTAAGCTTCTCGTCTTTGCCGGCAAGCCTTGCCAGTTTTCCTATCTTGCTGTGTCTTTTGGAATAGAGGAAGTAGATCAGTATGCCTATCGCCATCCAGATCAGCAAACGCTCCCAGGTATGCCAGGGGAGGCTCACCATCAGGAAGCCGCAAACTAAAATTCCCATAATGGGTGTAAACGGGAAAAGTGGCGCCTTGAAGGGCCTTGGCAATTCCGGATTGGTGTACCTGAGTACCAGGATCCCTCCGCAAACGATCATAAACGCCAGCAGCGTTCCAATAGACACCAGTTCGCCCAGGAGGTTGATGGGCGCAAAGCCGGCGATGAGTATAGCAACTAATCCCGTGGAAATGGTACTGATATAAGGAGTCCGGAACTTTGGGTGGATCTTGCTGAACACGGCCGGCAGCAGGCCGTCATGCGCCATTGCATAAAAGATACGGGGCTGTCCCATCAGCATCACCAAAATTACCGAGCTTAAGCCGGCAATAGCTCCGATCTTTACCGGGAAGCGGAGCCAGAAAAGATCCGGGCCGGCCGCATTAACGGCAACAGCCACCGGGTCAGGTACATTCAGCGCTTCGTAAGAAACCACTCCGGTCATTACCAGGCTAACAAGGATATAAAGCAGGGTACAGACGGCAAGCGAGCCCAGAATTCCCTTAGGCATGTCCTTCTGCGGGTTTTTTGCTTCCTGTGCCGCGGTAGAAACCGCATCAAAGCCGATATAGGCGAAAAAGATGATACTGGCTCCCCGCAGAACACCGCTCCATCCGTAAAGGCCGGGTCCTTCATTTTCAGGAATGAAGGGAGTAAGGTTATCCGTGTCAATATAAGCGATACCAAAGCCGATGAAAAGCAGAATGATGGTCACTTTTATAAGGACAATGATATTATTGAACTTAGTTGATTCCCGTATGCCAACTACCAGCAGGGTAGTAACAATGGCAACAATGAACATCGCAGGGAAATTAATGAGCCCTCCGGTGGAAGTCAGCTCTCCGGTAGCCGAATTATAGTCATAGGGAGCGCTGGCAATATTCGATGGTAAGTGAATCCCGATATCCCTGAAAAAGCTGACGACATAACCCGACCAGCTTACCGCTACCGTGGATGCGGCGAACAGGTATTCGAGGATAAGGTCCCAGCCAATGATCCAGGCGATGAATTCACCCATGGTTGCATAGGCATAGGTATAGGCGCTTCCGGCTATGGGGATCATGGACGCAAATTCCGAATAACAAAGGCCGGCGAAAACGCAGGCGAAGGCAGCCAGGAGGAAGGAGAGCATAACTGCCGGCCCCGCGTTAGTAGCCGCCGCTGTACCGGTTAATGTAAAAATTCCCGCGCCGATAATAGCCCCAATGCCAAGGGCCACCAGGTTACGCGCGGTAAGGGTTCGTTTAAGGCCTCCTTCCGCCTCTGATTCAGCAAGTAATACTTGTAATGGTTTTTTGTAAAACATATTTGATTGGTTGATCAAAACTCAAAATAACGGGGCCAAACCTAACTATTTAATTGGAAAATACCTTGCATATCTTTTTTCAAATGAATACTTTCACGTTTAATTTCCGGAAAACTAACCAATTTAACACCTAATAAAGCGCTGTATGCATCAAAAAAAACTATTCATTCTCGGCCTTCTTTTTCTTGTACCTGTCAGTCTGTTTGCCCAGCAAAAGCCCGGTCTTGATCAGCGCATCAATGATTGGTTCGCTCCCATAGCCGATGCCTGGGAAGCCATTGTCTTTACTACCGTTCCGCTGGGCTCGCTGGACGTTCCTATCGTACTCATCCTGCTCATCGGCGGAGGGTTTTCTTCACCTTGTACTTTTCCTTCGTAAATATCCGGAAATTTCCTATGGCATTGAAAGTGGTAAGAGGAAAATATGATTTCGTCGAAGGCAACGGAAACGAGAACATTCACCCGGACAAGGACCTGATCACCCGGGACGGCGATATTCCCGATACCATAAAGGATGAAAGCAGACAGGGTGAAGTAAGCCATTTCCAGGCTCTTACGGCGGCTGTTTCGGGTACCGTGGGTTTAGGGAACATTGCCGGTGTGGCAGTAGCCATCGCGCTGGGAGGGCCGGGGGCTACGTTCTGGATGATCATTGCCGGCTTGCTGGGAATGTCCTCGAAATTCGTGGAATGTACACTTGGCGTAAAATACAGGGATGTAGATCCGGACGGTACTGTGCATGGAGGGCCTATGTATTACCTGGCCAAAGGATTAAAGGAGAAAGGCTGGACAAAGGCGGGAAAAACACTTGCAATACTGTTTTCCATTTTATGCGTCGGCGCTTCATTTGGCGGCGGCAACTCGTTTCAGGCTAACCAGGCCGTGGCGCAGATAACTTCTACATTTGATCTGACGGGAGGATTTATTAAATCATTGCTGGGAGTAGGCATGGCCGGATTGGTGGCCATTGTTATTATCGGGGGAATTAAGAGGATCGCGAACTGGACGGAAAAGATCGTGCCTTTTATGGCCGGGCTTTACATCCTGGCCTGCCTGATCATTGTATTTGCACATTTCTCCTACATAGACGATGCGATCGTGCAGATCTTCAGTCAGGCATTTACCCCGCTTGCAGGACTGGGAGGAATGGTAGGCGTGCTTATTACCGGATTCAGAAGAGCGGCTTTTTCCAACGAAGCAGGAATGGGTTCGGCGCCCATCGCCCATTCGGCGGTTAAGACCAGGTATCCCGCCAGCGAAGGCGTTGTCTCCCTCCTGGAGCCCTTCGTAGACACAGTGGTGATCTGTACCATGACTGCCCTGGTGATCGTGCTGTATAATATGGAAGGCGCTTTTACCTACGGGGTGCAGGATGAATTCGGGAATGTAATTCTTAATTCATCCGGCGAAGCCGTAGGAGGCGTAGGGTTAACGACCCTGGCATTTGATTCCGCATTACCGCATTTCTCCTACGTGCTTACCATAGCCATCGTGCTGTTTGCCTTTTCCACGATGATCTCCTGGTCATACTACGGCATGCAGGCCTGGAAATTCCTTTTCGGCAAATCAAAAGCCGCCGATCTGACTTATAAAGTATTGTTCCTGATCTTCGTGGTGATAGGGGCTGCTACCACGCTGGACGCTGTAGTCAAGTTTTCCGACGCCATGCTGCTAGCAATGGTGTTTCCCAACATGATCGGGCTGGTCATACTTGCGCCCAAAGTTAAAGAAGAGCTTAACCGGTACGTTAAAGCGGTTAAACAGCGATTCTTGTCCTGAGCCACGTTCCCGGGGGCTGCCACGGCATTAGCCGCTGCCGGCCTCCGTGGAATTTCCCCGCAAAGGCCGGAGCCTGTGTTATGCTGCTGAACGGCTTCCGTTTTATTGCTTTCCGGAACAGCGGAATGATGAGCCGTCTCTACTGCAATATGAGGGGCGATCACCAGGGAAACAATGGACATCAGCTTGATCAGGATATTCATAGAGGGGCCGGAAGTATCCTTGAACGGATCGCCTACCGTATCCCCGGTAACGGACGCTTTGTGCGGCTCGGATCCCTTATAATAGGTTTCTCCGTCAATTTCAACCCCTTTCTCGAAGGATTTTTTGGCATTATCCCAGGCGCCGCCCGCATTGGACTGGAACATGCCCATCAATACCCCTGAAACCGTCACGCCAGCCAGCAAGCCGCCGAGTACTTCGGGGCCGAAGGCAAAGCCGATAACCAAAGGTGTTATTAGTGCAATAGCGCCGGGAGCAAACATTTCCCGGATAGAAGCTTTGGTGGAAATGGCTACGCATTTTTCATATTCGGGAGTAGCCTTATGTTCCATGATGCCTGGAATATCGCGAAACTGCCGCCGTACTTCATTTACCATGTCCATGGCGGCACGTCCGACAGCTGAAATGCAAAGCGACGAAAAAATGAAGGGAATCATTCCCCCGACAAACAGTCCCGCCAGTACATCGGCTTTGTAGATATCAATCTGGTCGATACCCGCCACACCAACAAAAGCTGCGAAAAGAGCCAGGGACGTGAGGGCGGCGGAAGCAATGGCAAAACCTTTTCCGGTGGCGGCGGTCGTGTTGCCGACTGCATCCAGGTTATCAGTACGTTCCCGCACTTCCTTGGGCAGCCCGCTCATTTCTGCAATCCCGCCCGCATTGTCTGCGATTGGCCCGAACGCATCAATAGCCAGCTGCATAGCCGTAGTTGCCATCATTCCGGCAGCGGCAATAGCTACGCCGTAAAGCCCCGCGAAGAAATAGGAACCGTAAATACCTCCCGCCAGCACCAGGATAGGCAGCAGGGTGGATTCCATTCCTACCGCCAGCCCGCCGATGATATTAGTGGCATGGCCGGTTGAAGACTGTTTAACGATGGAATTAACCGGCCGTTTATTCATGGCCGTGTAATATTCGGTAATGGTACTCATCAGCGCGCCTACGACCAAACCAAGCACAATGGCTGAATACACGTCCATGCTGCTGAATTCGTATCCGCGGATGCTCATTTCGGACGGAAGCATCCAGTAAACCGCCAGGAAGGAAAATACGGCAGTCAGGATGATCGAAGACCAGTTCCCCATATTAAGTGCCGCCTGTACGTTATCGGTTTCCTTTTTAATGCGGACAAACCAGGTACCCACGATGGAAAATACGAGTCCCAGGCCCGCAATAACCATCGGCAGCAGGATAGGGGCGATCCCCCCGAAGTTATCTTCCGAAACGATCTCACGGCCCAGTACCATTGTTGCAAGAATGGTGGCCACGTAAGAACCGAAGAGATCCGCACCCATTCCGGCAACATCGCCCACGTTATCCCCTACATTGTCGGCAATGGTGGCAGGGTTGCGCACATCGTCTTCCGGTATCCCGGCTTCCACTTTTCCTACCAGGTCGGCGCCTACGTCCGCCGCTTTCGTGTAAATGCCGCCTCCTACGCGGGCAAAAAGCGCAATGCTTTCAGCGCCCAGGGAAAAGCCCGCCAGCACTTCCAGCGCCTTTTCCATTTCCACACCATTTACGCTGGCCCCGTGCTGAACGACAAAAAGGTTGTAGAACACGATAAAAAGGGAGCCCAGCCCTAATACAGCCAGGCCTGCAACGCCCATTCCCATTACCGAACCGCCGGTAAAAGATACCTTAAGGGCCCTGGCAAGACTCGTGCGGGCGGCTTGTGTGGTGCGTACATTCGCTTTGGTAGCGATGCTCATTCCTATATATCCTGCGAAAGCAGATGTTACCGCTCCAATAATGAAGGAAACGGCGATGATCCAACTCGATGTTTCCACCAATGTTCCCGACCAGCCCAGCAAAAGGGCGGCAATCACGACATAATATGACAATACCTTCCATTCTGCTTGTAAAAAAGCCATAGCGCCCCTGGCGATGTATCCCGCCAGTTCCACCATTTTCGCTTCACCGGGATCCTGCTTTGTCACCCAGCTGGACCGCATCCAGGTAACAAAAAGCCCCAGCAAACCAAGCACAGGGATCAGGTAAATTAAGTTCTGTCGTAAAAATTCCATATACAGTTTTCGTTTAACGCTTTTTTATAATAAAGCCGCTAAAATACGCCGCAGGTGCTGAATATTCAAATAAATTTTCCTGGCTTGACGGGGACAGGCTTTTCGCCCTGCTTCTCTGAACATTTAGGATGGTTCTGCACATTCATGAATGAAGTCGAATGCTTACGCGCCCTGCTTCTCTGAACATTTTAGGATGGTTCTGCGCAACGAGGCTCCTGCCGTTGACGATCCGGATATGCGCCTGCAAACCTGCGGGCACTAATGCTTCTTTGGCGGAATTCGTGTAAAAAATACCTGTTGCTGTGGTAGTTTCGCCACAAATGATGTGCGTCCACTTCGCGTGTTCCTGCTTTCCAGTGCCCTTGGTATATAAATTGCTTATACTAACTGGTAATTGAACAATAATTGGTTAATAAGATCATTATCAGAAATACGTCTACATTTTTAAAACGGATGATTTGTTTAACCTTAAAATTAAGATCATGAAATTATCAAAAATGAGCATTAAAAAAAGCATGGCGCTTTTTGGTATTGCCGGGATGTTTGCCGGTGCGGTAGCTTGTAATTCTCCCCAGAACGATTCCCAGAATGACAGCGAAGAGCTGGATCCTGGTACGGAAAACATGTATGAGGAGCCAATGCCGAGCGACGATACCACTTCCGCGGTAGATACTACCCTGACGGATACCCTGGATAATGGTTTTTAGTTTTTTAACCATTTAAGTTAAAAACAATGAAAAAAGGAGCTATTTATGCTGTGCTTGTAGCAGCAATGGGTCTTATGGCGTCTTGTGGTACGACCAAGAACACCGAATCCGGTGATACGATGGAGAGCGACACAACAATGACGCAGCCCATCCCGGACACCAGCGGAACTGAGACTCCGATGCCCATGGATACTATGGGACAATAATCAACAACCCCGGAAGCCATGTAACCCTTCCGGGGTTGTTTATTTGCAACTTCCCGCGGTAAGCCGGTCAGAGTGTATTCGCCGCAACTATTGCTTCCGCCACGACAAAAGTGCTTCCTCCGATAAATATCATGTCCAGGACAGATGCCGCTTGCCGCGCCGCTTCAACCGCCTCCTTTACAGAAGTAAATGCCTCACCTCTTAAGCCGGCCGCAAACGCTTTTTCCTGCAACACATTTTCATCCATTGCGCGGGGAACACCCGCCTTACAGAAGTAATAACAGGCCTTCTGTGGAAGTATAGTCAGGATTTTTTCCACGTCCTTATCGTTCACCATTCCAAAAACTATGTGCAGCTTTTCATGAGGGGTCGCGGAGATTTGCTGCAACACTTCCCGGATACCGTCCTGGTTATGGCCGGTATCGCAGACCATGAGCGGCGCCGC is a window from the Anseongella ginsenosidimutans genome containing:
- a CDS encoding RsmB/NOP family class I SAM-dependent RNA methyltransferase; the protein is MRYHHYLRTAEKIIGEYGYETPLPFFLRNYYRANRRMGSTDRRTAGSLVYGYFRTKALLEHLPVDEHLKASWFLCHEESTPLLAALQPEWDQHATLPSADKLALLEGVYGLLDPLRLLPFRDHLSEGIDAGPYSLSMLKQPRLFIRLRPEKAGEIKERLEAEGLSFAQPEPFCLSLDNSSRADQLLEAFKGYFEIQDYSSQLTGRCFHPAAGESWWDACAGSGGKALLLQALEPDVKLYLSDNRASILRNLKERLKAAGITDYRLQETDLISEKPSWEKESFDGIILDAPCSGSGTWGRSPEMRAAFKEEHIKEFRSLQERLVKNVLPYLKPGSPLVYITCSVFREENEQLVEAVCQAGELEVEEQALLKGYEYSADTMFVARMLKR
- a CDS encoding MarC family protein, with amino-acid sequence MGFSLKEIASVTMILFAIIDILGSIPVVIELRNRAGHIQSEKATIVAMALMILFLFIGEELLQLIGVDLPSFAIAGSFVIFFISMEMILGINVFKDEVPETVSIVPLAFPLLAGAGTMTTILSLRSEYRIENIITGIVINCIIIYLVLKNVRRLEAILGKTGVSILRKAFGVILLAIAIKLFRGNTGL
- a CDS encoding amino acid permease, which gives rise to MFYKKPLQVLLAESEAEGGLKRTLTARNLVALGIGAIIGAGIFTLTGTAAATNAGPAVMLSFLLAAFACVFAGLCYSEFASMIPIAGSAYTYAYATMGEFIAWIIGWDLILEYLFAASTVAVSWSGYVVSFFRDIGIHLPSNIASAPYDYNSATGELTSTGGLINFPAMFIVAIVTTLLVVGIRESTKFNNIIVLIKVTIILLFIGFGIAYIDTDNLTPFIPENEGPGLYGWSGVLRGASIIFFAYIGFDAVSTAAQEAKNPQKDMPKGILGSLAVCTLLYILVSLVMTGVVSYEALNVPDPVAVAVNAAGPDLFWLRFPVKIGAIAGLSSVILVMLMGQPRIFYAMAHDGLLPAVFSKIHPKFRTPYISTISTGLVAILIAGFAPINLLGELVSIGTLLAFMIVCGGILVLRYTNPELPRPFKAPLFPFTPIMGILVCGFLMVSLPWHTWERLLIWMAIGILIYFLYSKRHSKIGKLARLAGKDEKLK
- a CDS encoding YebC/PmpR family DNA-binding transcriptional regulator codes for the protein MGRAFEFRKERKLKRWGKMAKVFTKLGKEISMAVKEGGPDPASNARLRVVIQNAKGANMPKDRIESAIKRASSKDEKGYEELVYEGYGPHGVAILIETATDNINRTVANIRSYFSKHNGSLGTSGMLNFIFERKGIFRVNPEGVDMEELELELIDCGAEEVFEDENELIIYTQFEDFGKMQKALEEKQLNVISSELQRFPLSVVEVTAEQEEELNKLIEKFEDDEDVNAVYHNMDTA
- a CDS encoding sodium-translocating pyrophosphatase, which translates into the protein MEFLRQNLIYLIPVLGLLGLFVTWMRSSWVTKQDPGEAKMVELAGYIARGAMAFLQAEWKVLSYYVVIAALLLGWSGTLVETSSWIIAVSFIIGAVTSAFAGYIGMSIATKANVRTTQAARTSLARALKVSFTGGSVMGMGVAGLAVLGLGSLFIVFYNLFVVQHGASVNGVEMEKALEVLAGFSLGAESIALFARVGGGIYTKAADVGADLVGKVEAGIPEDDVRNPATIADNVGDNVGDVAGMGADLFGSYVATILATMVLGREIVSEDNFGGIAPILLPMVIAGLGLVFSIVGTWFVRIKKETDNVQAALNMGNWSSIILTAVFSFLAVYWMLPSEMSIRGYEFSSMDVYSAIVLGLVVGALMSTITEYYTAMNKRPVNSIVKQSSTGHATNIIGGLAVGMESTLLPILVLAGGIYGSYFFAGLYGVAIAAAGMMATTAMQLAIDAFGPIADNAGGIAEMSGLPKEVRERTDNLDAVGNTTAATGKGFAIASAALTSLALFAAFVGVAGIDQIDIYKADVLAGLFVGGMIPFIFSSLCISAVGRAAMDMVNEVRRQFRDIPGIMEHKATPEYEKCVAISTKASIREMFAPGAIALITPLVIGFAFGPEVLGGLLAGVTVSGVLMGMFQSNAGGAWDNAKKSFEKGVEIDGETYYKGSEPHKASVTGDTVGDPFKDTSGPSMNILIKLMSIVSLVIAPHIAVETAHHSAVPESNKTEAVQQHNTGSGLCGEIPRRPAAANAVAAPGNVAQDKNRCLTALTYRLSSSLTLGASMTSPIMLGNTIASSMASENLTTASSVVAAPITTKIRNNTL
- a CDS encoding ABC transporter substrate-binding protein; this translates as MTSVPNLLQRLNGNSRFFLCLFLAAGLGFSSCSRKVFTGKGRQKEKEKEEVKEEPEVEKDKGPFKREAPVLSLLLPFRLDQVDPGSANSLESLRKSEVALDFYQGFRMGLDSLSAMGASFKLQVYDTRDENTTISRLTMKPELAESELIVGPVFPSGMNIIGRFAQNHQVYFISPLAPRIAVEDNAYQIVATAPMEMHTNKAAGFIAGRLRPSSVLVLSTANAEESKYIGSFMKQMREKSSSLQVTEIDVGSFGSNISSLKEYLHEGQNVLVVPSLSSTFWKILFSYLDMQPGSYQFSIIAHPELPEVENIDMVKAEKYQVYLTSSGGMPPKAESSGFYHAYEQKYGLPPSAYAAKGFDLAMYFGTALWNQGQELTEAIKEPYSGYHNEFDFSQTPDGYINRGVKVLKAHNYEFSEVEQE